Below is a genomic region from Raphanus sativus cultivar WK10039 chromosome 4, ASM80110v3, whole genome shotgun sequence.
TCATTTAATTTTCCACACTATGACAAATATTGCATCTCACTAGGTAGTTCAACTTCAAAGTTTTCCAACCAATTAATTCTCTGACAAGTCACCTAAAACACATTTTCTACCTTTTTAATCCAGTAGGTTTAGACTTTAATATAAACCAAACCTTCTGTGTTAGGCTGCCTTAAAAAGTTAGCATCAACAACTATCAAGGTTTTGTCCAAAAGGTTGCAGTCTTTTTAGTCAAGTACTAAATTGTATGTTCACAAAATTCAAATGTAAAACTTACCCTACTTGTGGTTATAGTACAAAGAAAATGATAGTAAAAGgtacaaaattttaattgagGAGAATAGCATATAATACAACCTTCATGGATATAATCTTGAATAGCTAAAATGGCTAAACAAAGTCAGCATCAACAACTATCAAGGTTTTGTCAAAAAGTTGCAATCCTTTTAGGGAAGTATTAAATCGTATGTTCACAAAATTCAAATGTAAATTTTACCCTACTTGTGGTTACAGTATAAAGAAAATGGCAGtacaaagttaaaaatataactgAAGAATAATGAATGCAATTGTATAGCTTAAAAAACAACCTTCATGGATATAAATTTGAAGAGCTAAAATTAGTTAGATCCAAAGCTAGAAATAGTAAGCGACAAAAAAACGGTGAAACCAAAAGTGTATTAAATGAGTTGTAACAGGACCAAGATAGCGATGAGACAGAGAGCTTGGAGAAAGTGAgaggacaagaagaagaagaggaagacaaggaaCAATGTAGCCCTGTTTCTGTACTTGACCCTCTTGAGGAAGAGGAGGACGATGAGGACCACCACCAACTAGAGCCTGACCATCTCAATCTCCACTCGTGCAGCATTGAAGTTGTACAACGTGAGTAACTAATTTACCATCACATCAAATTGGCCAAAAgggtttttaaaaaatggttgTATTTTGGACTAAACAGGGGCCAAAAGGCGGCTACTCAAGAAGCTTCGTAGATTCGAAAAGTTAGCAGGGATGGATCCAGTAGACCTTGAGGGGAAGAtgtcagaagaagaagaagaagactatgaGGAGGAGAGCGAGGAAGACGGAAACACAAGGGTTTATGATTGGGATGAAGAATATGAGGACGTGGATGAAGCTATGGCTCGAGAGAGCGGATGCATGCAAGAGGAGAGGCAGAAGAAGTGGAGGATGATGAATGCGTGGAGGGTAGGGATGGACGCGGATGAATACGTGGACGCGGTGGTGCAAAAAGATATGAGAGAAGAGGCCGGAGAATGGACAAGACACAGTGGAGAAGTGGAGGAGGCCGTCGCTGATCTAGAGCTCTCtatcttcttgttcttgattgATGAATTTTCCCACGAACTTGTTTCTCCAACATTCTGAACagaaaatgaattttattagACGCAGGAAAATTAGTAGATTTCTAGGTGTCTTTGACTTGATAAACCGAATTAACCTATATAacttaaatcctaaattttattcatttcttGTCCCTTCGAACGCTTATAATTATAAATGTCATAcggttaactttttttttgagaagGGCCTACATATGGTTAACTTTTCTTACTGGAAATATACTCTACAGATGAACATCAAAGATAAGAAGagaaatttcaaattaaatgaGGTTTATATGAATTCTCCAATAGATTGCTTTAGTTGGGGGTAATAAGTAATAACATTGCATGAAAGTTTTATCACACCAATGTTTCCCTGAACTATAATTTGTAATCTAATGCTTTTACTCATATTGACACCACATTAGTATCTGGATTCAAAATCTCTGTTTGTTTGATCTATGTGAGTTGTTGAGAAAAACTTATTGTTCCAAACCAACCGGATCATAGCTATCCAACTTTTAAACCTAATTAAAAGTACTCACATTGAAGGACTAAAAAATGAATCCACGTCCTCCGAGACCATTTGGGAGGGACTGATGGCGCTGCTTCTGGATCCAGACTATACGGCTCTTTGGGATAATATTCTGGACATTCTGCAAGACTCAACAAGGAACAAAACCACTTTGTTTCTGGTTCAATATGCTTTTCAAGTTACTTTTCATTCAGTTTGGAGAGAGAAAAATGGACCAAGGCATGGAGAAGCCCCCACAAGTGCAATTCAGTTAGTAAAACTCATTGAAAAACAGATTCGAAACAAAATTTCTATACTTAGATTAGACAGGACACAAAGTTTGAAGGAACCATGGCGATATGGCTCTTTCAAACTCTTGATATAATAGGgttggttttcttttgttcatatCATCTCTTTTGATGTAAAAAAGACACAttgtaaaaatgttttttttttgtttcgaataaatctaatatttatcaaaacaaaaatccaCGTCCGAGTTACATTGCATTACCCTGAGTCGCCTCTGTGAGATCTACTTCTGACGTACTCATTGCGCCATTCTGAAGATTTCTTTTAAACCCGTACTCCTCCTCCTGTAAAAATTGCGTTGCGTGGGATTCGAACCCCAGACTTAAGTGTAGAAACCTTTAAACCTTGACCAATATGTCATGGTGCTTCTACAGATTTCAGTTTGATATATggatatatgtgtatatatgtttCAGCAAGCCATGTGTTTGATCGCAACATGGTAATACAAAATATCTTTTCTATTTAACGATGTTTCATGTACTAAAATTACCATCAATTCCAAAGTTGTTCTGATAATAATGTGGCAAACTAAGATTGGCACCTATGACCTATGTGACACTGACACCAACCGGTAGttccaaatattaattttgtatcttctgtagtatttttattaaatataatgttCATGGGAAATCTTATTTTCTCGAGCGTGTACATTTTGGttctaactggtgaccattaAATTAGGAATAGGAATGAGTAGGAAATGAATGAATAGGAATAAAATCAACGGAATTAAAaggaatatttattacttttgttccATATCAATTTTGATAAGGAATACTTTTGTTCTATGGTTCCTTAAAATTTAAGGAATGACAAGGAATTAGACGGAACAAAAATTCCCTATAAATGGTGTAATTTTTAAGGAATGAATGAGAATGGATCATTCCCCTTGGTTCACTATGTCACCAGTTATAGCAAagtaaaatcaataaatatcaCTACTAGTTTTTCAGAGGAACTTCGGTGAGGGGAAAGATCAAATGGATGGACCAAGTCATATGTCATGGCTGCTAATTAAACCTTCATTGgaaaagacaaataaaaatttgaaatatttatggaCTAGCCTCCATAACATGAGCTGTGAGAGGATCAGGTGGACCAGCATGAGAAAAATACCAATCACAAACTCTTTAAGTTCCTAAACTACCTCCTCATCAATCCCACCCCAATGAAAATGGAGCAGTCGGCTAATGCCTCCGTACAAGATGGAGAAGAAAGCCTCCTGAAGATCCGTATTGATAGGATGCATAAGAAGCTGAAGGAGCCACCAAGGTTGCTAAGCCCGACCGCCGGAAAATCAACTTGCTCGATCTTCCGGGTACCTCAAACCATGATTGATTCCAACGGTAGATGCTATGAGCCACGAGTTGTCTCGGTGGGACCATACCACCGAGGCAAAACTCAGCTCAAGATGATGGAAGAACACAAGTGGCGTTACTTAAATGCTCTTGTCACTCGAACCCACGAAACAAAATCCTTGACACTAGAGGATTACATGAAAACCGCGAAGAATGTTGAGGAAGCTGCGAGAGAGGTTTACTCCGAGTCAATCCACATGGACTCTGATGAGTTCAACGAGATGATGGTTCTTGACGGTTGTTTCATTCTTGAGCTGTTTCGTAAAGTCAGCGACGTTGTTCCTTTTCAACAGGATGATCCACTCGTGACCATGGCTTGGGTTCTTCCTTTCTTCAACAGAGATTTTCTCCGTCTTGAGAATCAAATCCCTTTCTTCGTTCTTGAAGCTTTGTTTGACCTCACAAGAAGCGATGATGACGAAAGACAGAGCAACAGTTCTTTACAGTCTCTAGCCTTTGCGTTCTTTACCAACACGATGGATAGACCAGAACAAGATCTCGCCAGGTTCAAAGACCTAAAAGCCAAACACCTCCTTGACCTTGTCCGGTCAAGCTTAATCCCGGAGAGTAAGCTTCCAGCGAAATCGGTAATGTTAATTCTACAAGTGACTTAAATTTCAACGCATTATGCattagtaaaaagtaaaaacccACATTCGTTTGGTGTTATATCTTTATGATTAGGAACTAGATAAAAAAggatattagtttttaaaactgtataaatataagtctaaaaaaattgtagataaTACATTCACATAAtcaatatacaaatattttaagtatgTTTGCCTCAGTTTCAATAGTGCTTTTTCtctaaatattttctttttttttattcatgttTATTCACAACAACAGCGGACAACTAatccagagaagaagaagacaccgTCCTACATCATCCACAGCATATCCAAGCTCCGGCAAGCCGGGATCAAGATCAGGGAGCTGAAAGACGAAGAGAGCTTCCTCGTTGTGAGATTCAGACATGGAGCGATAGAGATGCCGCGCATCGTAGTCGACGATTTCATGGGAAGTTTCTTTCCGAACTGCGTGGCTTACGAGCAGTGCTACGTGGCGTGTTCAAAACATTTCACTACCTACGCGACACTACTAGACTGTCTGATGAATATTAACAAAGACGTTGAGTATCTATGCGAACAAAAAATCATAGAGAACTACTTTGGCACAGAGTCAGCGGTTGCTGGATTCGTGAACACTCTAGGCAGAGACGTTGCGTTCGACATAGAAAAGTGTTATCTAAAAGAGTTGTTTATAGAAGTGAATGAGTATTACAATAATAGTCGGCACGTTACATGGGCTAGTTTCAAGAACACTTATTTTAGTTCTCCTTGGTCTTTTATCTCTGCTCTTGCTGCTCTTATTCTTTTGATATTGTCTATTGTCCAGACAATTTTCACTGTTTATCCAAGATagatttaattttcatatattgaAAATCAGCAAATCTGTTTGTGTATGGTTGAGTGGTGAAATGAGTGTATCTAATTACaatagttttgtttgtttgagtGTTAATGTCCAAACATGCATAAATAGTGTTCGAGTCATGATATATACAGAGTATACTAATAGTTTTCATGGAACAGCGAATTAAGTTATTGTTTTATTGAGAAACAGACGAGATTGCATctagaattttgtttttgttgataTAAATGACAACTATTCAAGATGTTTGATAGCATAACGGTAGGAAATGGTCAATTCAATAGAAAATTTATACGAACGTCTCTTTGCTCCGTGGACCAACTGATTCGACATGATAGCTTAggacatctccaaccccactccttattttactccaaaattgaGAATGGAGTTGGAAATTGAGTGGGaaatggagtgatgaccaaaaaataaaagcattactccatttatagagtaatgcttttattttttggtcatcactccattttccactccattttTAACTCCATTCTCAATTTTGGAATAAATTATGGAGtggagttggagatgctcttaggcTTCACGATCAAAGTGAGTAGTAAAAACCATAGACTTGGTAATAACCTAAAAACATACCacccatttttattttaatagtatttgaAAACATTATGGTATGATTGTAGTTGACCTAGTTCGTGTATACTTTTAGACCATTTCCaatgtattttctattttaaattttaaaatataggaaCTTGTTAATAGAAATGAgttttactctattatattttttggaaatagaaatcttcaaatatagaataaatataaaaaatactacTTATTCAtcttttaatagaaaaaatattaatttctattttagaataaaaaatatagatagGTTAGAATGATTTTGTGTCTAAATGTtattatagaaacaaaaatagaaatgaaTTGGAGATACTTTTAACCATATGAAATATCGAATTTTGGAAAATATCATTTATCATGATAATGTGTTactgatattatatatatcttcttttcttcttctgttttgtgCCTTATTCGAGCTTCCAACCAGTAGCGTTTCACATTACTGTATTCGAGCTTCGAACAAGTAGCGTTTCACATTACTGCGCCTTCGGTTACCAGACGAGCTACAAGAGGAAGGCATAAGTATATCATGAAAATGAATATAACATGGATAGTTAAGTACAAGTGAGTTCAAACCTAATTTTAACTAATATTATaagaattataataatttttcagAGCTAtctttgatatttgtttttatgctgataattaaatttctatttctgttaaagatttttttttcaaaattcataaGAATTTGGTGTTtgcaaaacagaaaaaaatcatttatgtaaaatattttcctaTTAGTACTTAGATTTTAtctagaatttatatatatattttgaatatagattataattattaatatttttttaaaaaatgtagtTTTTTATACTCACTTTTATATCTAGAAGTCTATGGACGACTGGATGtatgttattttcattttaatatttttgtccatcatttaatatttatataatcattttaagtggtgtttaaaaCAAGAACGTGCGAAGAGGGGAACACAGAAATTTATAGTACGAGTACTGAAGGTCTTTACAATTTCAACGTCTGTAGTAtatatgtttgatattttttttggccAAATCTCTCGAAGAAGACTCGGTCGTCGTTTTATTATtcctttccttttgtttttttaaagcTTGCCTTAAGCCCTAAGCCCCCAActgcatatatataatcacaTAAACAAGCAATTCAACATACATTTTACGCATTGATTACCAAACAAAAtacatatttcttttttgatatTTCCCTTCTATTGCTTTCAAGATCGTTATTTTGTGAATCATTCTCGATTTACACGAACGCAGTAATGAGTGACAAAACGTTGGTCTCTAAATCTAGAAGACTAGACAGCATATTAGATCGTAAAGAGAATCAAGGGATGATTCAACATATTAAATCTAAGCTTCACACTGGCGTTAATATTCACAGGACACGCGCTCGAGGGGGCAGTCTACTTGAGGAGGTCATTGAAAAGCTTGAAAGGTTCAAAGTACGTACGGTTAACATCTTGGTGGGaggagaagctgatgaagagaagaaataaaagaaatgaagacctttaaaaaattgaattcattcattcattcctAACCAATAAGACCTTTACCTGTCAATAGCTCTTCATTTCTTTTGTCGAGCTCTTaaagtgttttatttttttgtatcttCAAGCCTATATATGGGCCTGCAAGGGATCACGAATCTTGGGGCTTCATggtttttatagtttcaaaaaaacaCATATTCAAATATGTTTAGATCTTTCAAACGTGATGTGTAtgcatcaattttttttctcaataaaaAAGAGATATATCTTATGCAAATACAAACCAAGAACAGTTAGAGAATTTAGAAAGTCGAGCCTTTAATAAAAGAGGAATCCAAAAACAATGATTTTGAATATCGATtcattagtaaaaaaaaaaaaccgttCAGATAACAGACTAAACTAAagaaatgaaaattcaaaaaaaaaaatgaaaattaatacGTGACTAATAGGAACGACCATGCTTGAAGCAGTGAATGAAGAATATGAAAAAATGGTAGCTGATGTTCCTTCCATTGTGAAGAAATGATTCCAAATATGATTGGGAGGTGGTAGTCTATGGTAGATAAAGTTTCTCTATACAGCCCAAGAAGTTTAGCCCTTGGGATAATTAAAGCTCCTTTACTTAAAAGagggacaagacttgggttcaccccctggGGTGatcctttaaattcaccacttgatttataaccaatcaaagtgacatgtggataattaaataaaaagtatttaatatatttaaaaatagctaaaaaagaataatatcaattctaaattataaatcttaatttttaaaccctaaacattaattaattcataaatccaaaccctataccctaaactcaaatcctaaactctaaatccaaatcctaaaccttaaacccaaaccgtaaaccttaaatctaaaccctaaacccaaatcatagaccctaaacccaaatcgtatattctaaacccaaatcctaaactctaagcCCAAATTATAAACCcttaggatttatggtttgggtttagggtttaagatttgggtttagaatatatgatttgggttt
It encodes:
- the LOC108849804 gene encoding UPF0481 protein At3g47200 yields the protein MKMEQSANASVQDGEESLLKIRIDRMHKKLKEPPRLLSPTAGKSTCSIFRVPQTMIDSNGRCYEPRVVSVGPYHRGKTQLKMMEEHKWRYLNALVTRTHETKSLTLEDYMKTAKNVEEAAREVYSESIHMDSDEFNEMMVLDGCFILELFRKVSDVVPFQQDDPLVTMAWVLPFFNRDFLRLENQIPFFVLEALFDLTRSDDDERQSNSSLQSLAFAFFTNTMDRPEQDLARFKDLKAKHLLDLVRSSLIPESKLPAKSRTTNPEKKKTPSYIIHSISKLRQAGIKIRELKDEESFLVVRFRHGAIEMPRIVVDDFMGSFFPNCVAYEQCYVACSKHFTTYATLLDCLMNINKDVEYLCEQKIIENYFGTESAVAGFVNTLGRDVAFDIEKCYLKELFIEVNEYYNNSRHVTWASFKNTYFSSPWSFISALAALILLILSIVQTIFTVYPR